Proteins from a genomic interval of Acanthopagrus latus isolate v.2019 chromosome 7, fAcaLat1.1, whole genome shotgun sequence:
- the ctdsp2 gene encoding carboxy-terminal domain RNA polymerase II polypeptide A small phosphatase 2 isoform X2, with the protein MESSVITQVQKEDVQVSPKTGQVSRSALKQPRSCNIFKALFCCLQAQDGPKPPTPLPPPSQQALLETQENGTVVKQHEANLLPEVEAQDQGKICVVIDLDETLVHSSFKPISNADFIVPVEIEGTTHQVYVLKRPYVDEFLQRMGELFECVLFTASLAKYADPVTDLLDQCGVFRTRLFRESCVFHQGCYVKDLSRLGRDLHKTLILDNSPASYIFHPNNAVPVVSWFDDVDDAELLNLLPVFEELSQADNVYTRLDQLRGH; encoded by the exons CAGGTGAGCCGCTCTGCCCTGAAACAGCCTCGGAGTTGTAACATCTTCAAAGCACTCTTCTGTTGCCTCCAAGCTCAGGATGGCCCCAAACCACCAacaccactaccaccaccttCCCAGCAGGCCTTGCTGGAGACACAGGAAAATGGGACGGTTGTCAAG cAACATGAAGCCAACCTCCTGCCTGAGGTAGAAGCCCAGGACCAAGGCAAGATATGTGTGGTCATAGACCTGGATGAGACCCTGGTGCACAGCTCGTTCAAG CCTATTAGTAATGCAGACTTCATCGTGCCTGTGGAGATAGAGGGGACCACACACCAG gtgtATGTACTGAAGAGGCCGTATGTGGACGAGTTCCTGCAGAGAATGGGAGAGTTGTTTGAATGTGTGCTGTTTACAGCCAGTCTCGCTAAG TATGCAGACCCAGTGACGGACCTGCTGGATCAGTGTGGTGTATTCCGGACCCGGTTATTCCGGGAATCTTGCGTATTCCACCAGGGCTGCTATGTCAAAGATTTGAGCCGCCTGGGCAGAGACCTCCACAAAACCCTCATCCTGGATAACTCTCCTGCCTCCTACATCTTCCACCCTAATAATGCT GTCCCTGTGGTGTCGTGGTTTGACGACGTGGACGACGCCGAGCTGCTCAACCTTCTGCCTGTGTTCGAAGAACTTAGTCAAGCTGATAATGTTTACACCCGGCTGGACCAGCTTCGTGGACATTAA